The genomic stretch ATGATGCGTGTCTTCACCAATTAGCGTCCAAAATCATTGCGCGGAATCTCAAAGGCCGCTCGAACTAACATTATTGATTTTGATTATTCCCCTGCACCCGCAGTGCGGTGCTATGATCGAGATCGGTGGTGGTGGATCCTCTTTTCTTTTCGTTCTagtagcgagagagagagagaaaaaaaatttgtCGCCGACGAAAACGACGCATTCGTATGAATTTTGTAGATAGAAATGTGGAGCTTTATGTACAAGTTTCGGTTTGAATTGATGCAAAGTTACAAAAAGACGCTCAAAAATCGGTACAGGAAAGGGAAGATCACACGTGACGACGGCCGAATTTTTACAATTGCAATGGAAGGGGACGAGAAAACGGGAATATTTACCACGCAGAGCACTAGACGTGAAAACAAAGGGGAATCCAACGATCGGTCGATGGCAGCATGAACACACGGGTGCGCGCGCCGGTCACTCAGGGTCAGAGGTCCTCGGCGATGCAGGCGAGGTGCGGCTGCCACGGCGCGGCGTGGCTGCCGGTGCTCATGCGCCGCCGGTGCTGCTGCGCGGCCGCCCTCTTGTGTTGCTGCTGCTTCTTCTTGGCTGCCTCCTTCTCCGGCGGCGACTCGGCCCCGCCGAGCTGCCGGTCGGTGATggtgatggcggcggcggcgacgacgctgCCTTCCGACTTGCTGCGCACGTGCCGGGTCGGCGTGGCAgcaccgcctccgcctccgccggcggcggcggccttctTGGCGTCGGGCACGGACGCGGCCGGGATGAGGAAGTAGATCTCCCCGC from Sorghum bicolor cultivar BTx623 chromosome 3, Sorghum_bicolor_NCBIv3, whole genome shotgun sequence encodes the following:
- the LOC8078509 gene encoding uncharacterized protein LOC8078509, which encodes MGNSLRCCLACVLPCGALDLVRIVHLSGRVDEYGRAVSAGEVLAAHPNHVLSRPCSSPQGVGVRRILIVSPDSELERGEIYFLIPAASVPDAKKAAAAGGGGGGAATPTRHVRSKSEGSVVAAAAITITDRQLGGAESPPEKEAAKKKQQQHKRAAAQQHRRRMSTGSHAAPWQPHLACIAEDL